The following is a genomic window from Salarias fasciatus chromosome 10, fSalaFa1.1, whole genome shotgun sequence.
TCATGAGCATCCTCATTCTGGGAAAAGCCATCTGACCGcctcaagaccaagaccttaaacaaacactgaaaccatGACTTCACGCTTTTTTATTGTTATGAATCAATCAGAATAAAAGCCGACTGTGAGTTCACGGAGGTGTTAAACTCTGCCTCTGTTGGCTTTTTGCTCccagatgatgttttttttttctcaagaacTATTGTTGTACTGTGGATTTTTAAACTGATGTATATCATATTGGTGTCAACAGGGTCTAATAACTAGATGTTAACTATGTCAAGGTAGAAAAGGGCAATTTCATAATTTGAGGGCCACAAACGTGTCATCAtctgtggtgttttattttcaacctTTCTATTATTAAACTTCAGTATTTGCAGCTCCGAAATGAAGAGAATTGAATTTTAGGCTTATTGAACTAAGACACACTGTGATCATTTCTTCTTCACATGTATTTAACTTTACAATAATTAAATTGTGGTGGATTGAACTGTCTTGCATGACTGGTTTTGGAAGTTATCACACCGACCACAAAGAAGGAAGACTGGGGTTGCATGCAACTTTGGATGATTTTCAATACGCTAACCACACCCTGTTATTTGAGAATACACGTAGgatcaagtgaaaatgaactgCAGTATTCAAGGTGAGGTTGATTTCTGTAATAATATCGTGCATGGTTAAAGATTAAGAATGATGCTGCAGGTGTGATGATTGTGTAAAAACATTCAACACTGAACACTTGTTTGAGTTTTGTTCTGGGGAAATGGACCAGAAGTGTTTTTCGAGAACATTTGTTGGTGAAATAAGTGAAATCTGAACTGTATGAGTCTATTTCAATGTAAATCTaattcatctttatttaaaggtgcattaaggagttttacaaccttaaaaatacttattttccaccataaatatgttacacatttttaatgatgtgtacaatgtgccctgatatattcattacaagtacctctaacagcgctaaactgtcacttgaaagttgcagtgccggtccggcaccagcatttttttggggagaatttgaaaggagtGATGTAATgctcgctccggctggttaggtttcattatgtccaccattactccgccagatgcttggtgagcaacaactgagcaggagcttccagaaagtaagaaaagactggcttctagcactgccacagctccagcacagactccaccaggtaaaagaaacttaaatcttacttgagcgcttctaaatgagcgaagacggagtccccctcttccgtgcacgggagccacagggacgagtttttcactaagctgcgttacgcccaaggcctgcagggggcactgtttcacataaaacgtgcaaactccttaaaggaatactccgaagattttggacccacgccctatccctatcatttacagagttagataagctcataaatacctttgttgtgtccgtttgtccagccgcaggctcccagctgttagcatcgtagttagcatagctcaactacggcaggtgaagaggaggcagagccagactgagaaagtggacaaaatactccttccagtggtccaggggacggcgtattagcacgtgaagtaaatccgaatggttataaagcattttaaaagacgtgttatcttttcaatccgttaaaataacgttttgatccacacaaacctgcgcatgcacagtgctccgcggaaggatataccggagcacagcagtagaagcatagactcagccgctgtgcgcctggtatatccttccgcagcgcactatgcttgtgcaggtctgtgtgtatcaaaacactattttaagggattgaaaagaaaacacgtcttttaaaatgttttataaccattcggatttactttgcgtgctaatacgccgtcccctggaccgctggaaggaggattatgtccactttctcagtctggctctgtctcctcgtcaactgccgtagttgagctaagctaactacgatgctaacagctgttagccaggcactggacgaacggacacaaaaaaaggtatttatgagcttatctcactttgtaaatgatagggatagggcgtgggtccaaaatcttcggagtattcttttaaggcacctttaatgaaAGTTGTTTAGACTTTCAAGATCTCCCTCAAACTGAGTCCATCTTATTTTAGACTGACAATAACAACTTCAATGCACTCTAATTCAAATAGACGTCTGAGTTATTTACTTGTCAGTGACGTCAAACCTGGAGAGCGATTTGGCTCAGAAAGAGAAGATCCATGGGGGTGAACACGGCCAAGAGGCAGTCcagaagcaggaggaagacgcCACAAAGGTGACAGAGAGGGCCGAGTCGTCCCATCAAACATACCGAGGATCTCCTGCAGACAGAACACCTTCACTCTGAGCGGGAGAAAGATGCTCTGCAGGaagagaaccagcagctcccGGCTGCTCTAGATGAGGCTCAACGGCAGCAGGACAGTCAGCAGATTCACTGGAAACAGAACAGGCTCACCCAGGGAGGAGTCAGAGAGCGCCATCAAGTCCCAGCTGGAGGAACTGCAGAGCAAGAtggctgaaaacatgaagaggACGTGGTACCACAGACTCAGATCCAGATatcacacactcatacaccACTGTGACCTGATGACAGGTCATGTTGagtaaaatgttaaaatggAGAAACACTGTTCAAACTTCTTTTGGCTTAGTCATTCCGAATGCTTCtaacagaacagaaaacattGTAAATGTGTCTGAAACTAAATTCAGTTTAGTCCTCATATGTCCCACAACATTACGTACACATAAAGTCATCATATAATATTTTTAACAACTGATTGTGAAAAGCAGGATTGTCTAGAACCCAAACTACAGAACCAAAGAAccgaagaaagagaaaagactgGCCTGGTGTCGTCTTCGTGGTCACTGAGCTGCTTGTTTTGTTACAAAGTCAAACTTTGTTTCAactgttgcatgctgggagctcGGGGGACCACGCTGCCCCCTAACGGACGTCTTGTTTCATCACTGCGTGTTTCCACGCTGCAGCCGTTAATGAAACGGAGGCGATAATTAACGAGGTCCGCTGTGAGCAACATGACCGAGGACTCGTCAACAGTTTCTGATGGTAATTAGTCCTGGGGGGCCGTGTTTGCTGGAGCTCAGAGGACAATGGTGTCAGCAGCTGACGAAACACACGGGGACTCGCTGGAACCTCACAAACTGCACAACAACAGccaacacacaacaacacacaactgGTGTCCGAAACCAGGAGCCTGTTTGAACCCTGAAGGCCTCTGCTGCCGTCGCCTTCTGACATCCGACCTCAAAGGTTCCAGGATGTGAAAACTGCAGGATGAGCTCAAACACCTTCTGAGTGTGAAGATTTTCCTGGATTGaattctctctgcagctcccttCACTCTGTGCTCAGCTCTGGAGATGTTCCTGTGTGGCTGCACAGCAGAAACACCTCAAACTTTCAAAAGCTGCAGATTTTCCAGCAGCTGGACTCGTCTTTCTTCTCCTGAGCTCCACAAATATCACTCTGAGCTGGGACCACAGATATCACTCACTTTGCTGAAATTCCAACATCAAATGCAAAAATCTGCCCCTCAGTTTCAAGGTGAAGCTTTTAAGTTCAGATAATTTTATGAAAAGTTCATTGAGTCATCAGGGAGAGGCCTCTGCAGCCAGGTTCAGGAGCTAAACTACAGAGAGCATTCAGGGAGAAagagtgaaatatttcagctgGACTCttgaagcagagagagatgTGAGGATTAAAGAGACTGAAGTTCCTCCAGAGGGAGCGGCTCTCTGTCCCACGgcccctgaacgcctcacggCAGCTCTTAATTCTATTAACCTGCTGGTCAGTGGGACCAGAGAgcaacacaactacacacacccgcacacactacacaactacacacacaagTACAAAGTGCACAGctgtgaaaccacacacacgtacagacaaCTGAACACACGTTTGGGCACTACACAACTGTacaaccacacaaacacaaccataCACATTAGCCAACTCCACACATCTATACATACTACATACAACTAGAGAACTACACACACCTGTGCATAACACACATCCCAACTTTCTGCCATCGTACCAGAATCAGCACTGAGTTAAAGAGTCACAGATGTAATTATTAATAAATTCACTATAAAAAGAATCATTCCCATTGTTcacctgtcattgaagaaacattcccgTTAATCAGTCTGTCGTCTCCATCAGCAGTGCCGTGGTCAAGTTtcctttctttcaaaatgactttGGTGGGCGGGGATAGACCGTCACCTTccgggttccagagccaatcatatgtGAGTTCCTGACTTTGCCAAATGACCGTGCTGTCAGCCGTGCACCGAGGGTCACTGACCGTGCACATATGTGCTAGAGCGACCTTAatcttacttattgcacctttaaagctccaGAGGAGCCTGGAATACATTTTGTCTTTACTGAAGGTTCTTCAGCCTGGTTTCACAGAACTTCATGTCAGAACCATCCTGCAGTTTTCAGGGTGTTTCTTTCATAtatttaaaacttaaaaccATGTGACCATTCCGAGTGTTTGGTTTTTAtcgaggaagagaaagagattTGATCCAGATGACCTGAGCGCTCTGAAGGATCAGATCATGGATTTTGGTTCAGAGCTTTATCATTTGTAGAAtcaaaataagaagaaaaagaaattcaaaaaccAACAGTTGTGTTGGAATTTCCTTATTAAACGTGAACTTGGGGTTGTTTCAGTCCGTGGCGCTCAGAGGTGAATGAACCAATGAGAGACAGACGCAGAGTATCGTCAGCATCGGACGGAAACCCAGGAAGGAATAAAACAGTGTGTGCACAACAGGGAGGAGGCTCTGTGGTCACTGTACCCACAATCCTCCTGGTTCACCAGCTCTGACAGACTCACTTTACCCACAATCCCCCTGGCTTTACCTGCTGTGCTCCGAACTTCTTCTCACCAACACTTGATTTGAAAGATGAAATCCTCTGAAGCTGCTTCCTTTACAGTTTCAGACTTTTAGAAAAAAGGCTTTACTTTAAACAGAGATGAAATAGTTCAATAAACCAAATTCAAaccagcagagtcttcaggtaTGTGCCGTGTTTTTCTCTGCACTTTTCCTCAGTGTTTGAAACCTAAAatccttcctgagctgcttcacgGCCGTTCTTTAGTGGATTCCTGTTGTTTTCCAACAGATTCTGCAGGGTTTCTCTTTAAGTTTTGTTGCTGTGTTTCGGGGTTTTTATTCTGGGAACATCAAAATTTGTAATTTTTCTCCCTTTCTAACTGTTGTTTTGGATGAGATTGCGTTTGTTTCTTGTTGATCACTGCTGGTTTGGGATCTGTTGTAGACGGAAACATTTCTGGAGGCTTTTGAggtttaaactgtaaacatttctccatcaggtttaaatgttctttatccCCAGATTAAGGATTTGGGGCTTTGCTGTTGAGCTTGTTTCTGGTGTCTGGTTGCCGTTCGACtgtttttcaggtttctgtTTGATGGAGTTAAGCCGAGTTTGGTCTGAGACTCTCTGTTAGACTGTTTCAATGCTGTTTCGCTGTTTATCAGCTGGCGGTCTCAGATTTTGGGATTTTTGGAAAactttctgaatgtttttttttttttttggactgactTTCACATCCAGTGGCTTCGATGCAAATCCCTCTTGTGTTTCACCTTTCTTGAACCAGATAAATTGCTGTGTTTATAAATTGTATCTAATTGTTAGGAGACTGGACACAGAGTGAAATTGTATGAATGCCTTTTGAGCCCATCTCTGGCGTTCCGCAGTTCATATACCAATTTTCTGAAATGTCAGGAAATTTTTGTACTTATCTCATAAATGAGACTGGTTAAGGATACAATCATTGAAAAATtaatgaagaattaaaaaacCTGCTTGACCACACTCTGGTAGGTAGTAGTAGTAGTTAATGCTCTAATCCtttatatttaacattttaaaaagtaaaatactgaTAAAATTATCCACAGTTTGGTGTGATAATGAAAATATCACCGATGAATATGAAACTTTACCTGCTCCGGATTAGATACATGTGACAGGGCTTAAATCAGGATCACATAATCTGAGccaaaaaactatttttaatcacataATTTAATGTATAGCTGTGATTTGGTTTAACAGACTGATTGATAAAAgtttgaaaggaaaaacactTAAACTACAACAGCTTTTTCAATAAAGAAACAACCTATAATTGTTTATTGTACAACAAAATTGATTAAACGTGGATCTGTTCTGGTTCCTTTAGTCCTGCATGATGAGGGGAAGacctttttgtttgttggtttagAAAGACTTTTTAGGATCATCTCAGACTTTGTTAAACTTTGCTTTTTATTAAACTAATtttcagagatttaaaaaaaaaaaaaaaattctaaaatcaATTTGattaaacagaaatgaaaagaatctCTGACTGTTGGATAAGCTCGTCAGACCTAGCTTTATTTGATTATCAATGTcagctttatttctatagcacatttaaaaaggcCCATGTCCAGCCAAAGCGCTCCGTAGTGCAAAATAGAGAGTAAAAGAACAACAGGAAGACAGTAACAGATTTAAAAGCTTAAAGGCAGACCGCACTGAGAGGAGCAAACTATTCCACAGTCTGGGAGCCAAGACCGCAAAGGCTCCATCTTTACTTTTTTGGAAGAATGGAGGAATGTCAAGGGTCACTTTAACATGGTTGAATGAACTGCAGGCGGTTCACTTCAGTCTTGTCCCTGCTGACATACAAGGAGTTACAATAATCCATGCACTGAGATGGAAGCATGGGGGCTTTTTCTAAATTTCAGACCTGGTCAGATATGGTTTAACTTTGGCGAGGAGCCGAAGCTGGAAAAAGCTAGCTTTCACCACTGCGTTGATCTGTTTAAGTTTGAATGCTTCATCAATATTAACACCCATGTTTTGATATCATTTGACTAAAATCATGAGATTATTCAAGACTTTTCTCTACCTTAGAAATGGGATGAAATAAACACCATTGTTCATGGTTTCAGGATACCTTGTTGCTGTTGCATCGGCACCAGGAACagtgtttcaacatttttgtaTCATTAATAATTTTAAAAgcccagaaaacaacaaaaatgtttaAAGCTTTGAGTCAAAATGTCTGATTTCTACGAAGATGGTAGTTGAATGTGATTGGCTCATTTGTATTTGGGGGGTGGGGCGTAGTCACAGGTTAGTGGAATATTTAGTTGTAAAACTAATGAAACTGCAAGAATCCCAGAATAGATCCTTGTGGAACACCAGAATTTTAACATAACTGCATTTCAGGCTGAATTTCTCATCACAAACCCTCTTCTATTTCTGTTATTTCTATATGATTTGTTTTCtcaataaatatttgaataCATGAAgtaaaacatgaacaaacacttTAGATAACCTCAACACCCTTAATAAAGTTCATAAAACGTTTTCTGATCCAACCACATCATTGACATGTATTGACTGTAGCGTATTGACAGTAGATTTATAATTCTTTGGGGATAATTTGATGATCAAACAATCTCCCAGAAActcagattatttattttaatgtgtgtttgttctattgttttcctctcagatttTGGTGAGGCTCTGCGTCTCCTCTTGAGGCGACTTATGGGGAACGAGACGCTGGACGTCCTGCTCCTGGAGCCACTGCAGGTCACCCCTCGGACCTCCGTCCCCgccttcgtcctcctcctcgtcatctACGTCTTCATCGTGGCGTCCAACCTGGGCCTGGTGGCGCTGGTGTGCGCGGAGaggagcctccatcagcccATGTACCTGCTGCTGTGCAACATGAGCGTCAACGACGTGCTGGGGGCGACCGTCGTGGTGCCGCACGTGCTCAGGGACCTGGCCCGGGTCGGCTCGGAGCGGCGGATCCGCTACACGGACTGCGCCCTGCAGGCGTTCTGCGTCCACCTCCACGCCAGCGTCTCCCACACGGTGCTCATGGCCATGGCCTTCGACCGCTACGTGGCCATCTGCAGCCCGCTCCGCTACGCCGCCGTCATGACCCGCGGGGCGGTCCTGAGGCTGTCGGCCGCCGCCTGGGGGTCGGCGCTGGTCCTGGTGGCCGTCCTGGTGGGTCTGAGCGTGCGACTGTCCCGCTGCCGGCGCCTGGTCTCCAACCCGTTCTGCGACAACGCCTCGCTCTTCAAGCTGTCCTGCGAGAGCGTCCTGGTCAACAACATCTACGGCCTGGGCTACACCGTCCTGCTGCTCGGGTCCTCCATTAGCAGCGTCACGCTCACCTACGTGCGCATCGCCGCCGTGTGCCTGCGCAGCCGCAACAAGGCGCTGAACGGCCGCGCGCTGCAGACCTGCGCCACGCACCTGGCCGTCTACGCCGTGCTGCTCGCGTCCGCCTTCATCATCGTCGTCCTCCACCGCTTCCCGCAGCTGTCCGGCCACCGGAAGGTGGCGTCGGTCGTCGGCCACGTTGCCCTGCCCACACTCGACGTTCTGATCTACGGCCTGCAGATTAGAGAGGTCCGGCAGAGGCTGGCGGGCCTGATCCAGAACAGCAAGAGGGCTTTGATGAAGTGAGCAAAGCCGGAGGGAAAACAGTCACCAGATGTTGAACATTTTAGTggagaaaagtttatttatctTGCAAACGAGACGAGACTCTCaggtcaaacatgaagctgcagcttcatgaGTATTAAAAACTACAGAGAAACTTTTATTTAAACCAATATTCTGGCTGAAATTAACCACGATTTTATCAAGAAATGTAagtcaaagaaaaaataaatacatttaagaTATTTGTGTGGACTGgtgatttcactgttttcaggtAAAGAGCAATGGTTTCCTTAAAATAAAGacgtgttttattcatttaaagttCAAGGTTCTCATTCCAGAagaaaatgtctcttttaaAATGGGAGCCATGCTTTCAAACGGGTTTTTTATTGATCTGTCGGCCCTTCTTGTTTATGCTCTGGACTGTTCAACACCGAAGGAGAAAACgggactggccttcccttgagcaactcaactttaaaatgttgttggtttaaattccacatttgtgagtgttttctgatgagaaACTGCTCCACTTAAGTTAAAAAATTCAGACGAAGCCATTTTTTGTGTATTAAATTGGTGATTACGTTTGTTGATAACAAACTCACAAATGACGCcattaatcacaattaactgTGGTcaaaattgtgattaatcaaacaaattaaaaggtTGACAGGGCAAGTTTCAGACTTTTTGAAATGCTTTGTTGCATgattagacacacacacacacacacacacacacacacacacacacacacacacccactggAGCACCAGAGTTTAAATTCCGCAGTGTCCTCCAAGTGTGAGCCAAGCAAGACGTCGATGTTAGGGCAGgtaacatacacacacacacacacacacacacacacacacacacacacacacacacacacacacacacacacacacaccaaacggTGGATGCTTCCATCAACATTTTCACCTCCTCAGAGAAACAATTTGCTACATGCATCCGTCAGCTGCTGGAATCAGGAGATGTTTTGTGATGAGGAATCTGACTAAAATAACACAAACCTCAACGATTCTCACAACTGTTCTGATTTCAGTGTTCTAGAATGTCCTGCAGTCTGCGGCAAAATGGTCAAATATCATCACTGTTGTCTGAAAAGAGTTGAAAATGTGTAGTGAGCTTCATAAACTTCAAAAACACTGAGTTTTTTTGAatttaagtttttaaaatgaagttgTGAAGTACTCATAGCTCAACTTTTGTATTTGTTGAAACTGAACAACCAGGTTTAGAGTCAATGTCCTTTAAGTGTTTATCTAGATTTTCAGGAGACTTTTACTTCTTCATGGAATACAGGCTGTATTTATTATTGACATTTAGATGGAGAAAATCAGATGCGAAGTTTTCTTTAGATCTTTAACATAAAACCACTTCACATTTTCAGATTCATTTCACAGAAAGAAACCTTGTCGTGTATTTGGAACAATGCAGAATCATGAAtggacacaaagacagaaaatccAACCATAAGTATCGTTCTGGTATACAGACAttaaaacaaccacaaacaagTGGTAAAATATCTTTCAGCTATAATCACATCTTTTTCACAAGATTCTTTGATACAAATTATTACCAGATAGTATTCAAaaactgtgaaagaaaaaagttatcaTCTCAGGGGAGAGCTCCAGTTTAAAATTCATAAAGTCCAAACCACCCTGAAGAGTTTCTGTGTCACAATACGTGCAGTAAAATTATGGAACAAATCATCAGTGGAGACCAGACAAATCTCAAATGCAACTGAATTTAAACGGACATTTAAAGAACTGATCTTGGCAAGATTCAGGATTCTGTGATGTGATGAGAGGGTTGTTTATGTCAATGCTGTGTCACTGAGTGATGGGTGCTGTTCAACTGTAGACCTTCGGCTCATTGAGGCACTGACATTATCGAATTGACAGAGATGGAATGGGGGTAGGATTCAATAAGCTTTTGACTTCCTACCGGTACTCCCTTTAGTATATGTATCACAAGAAGAGTTATCACgtatttggatgtttttttcttaagtgtatttctttttttttcctttttctcttgtAAATTATTGTTCACTGTCTAACTGCGTTGACATGTTCTAAATaaagttcaaatcaaatcaaatctatGTTAGAAAAAACTCATATTTCATGTCATGTTTAATAAGTCCCTGGCTTCATATTTATCATaatattaatacattttaattcagtTGTACAGTCTATTTTGTACACAAAAGTTTTAATGTAGATAATGCAAGTTTAATACATTTATAAcgcttatgtgtgtgtgtgtgtgtgtgtgtgtgtgtgtgtgtgtgtgtgtgtgtgtgtgtgtgtgtgtgtgtgtgtttcttttttatgattCTGTACATGTTTCATGCTACTGCTGTAAATTCTTGAAATAAATTCTTATTAGATTCTTTTCTAAACATACAGTATATTGTTACCTATTGATCATGTGTCGGTTGTTTGTGTTGATAGTTAATGTGATTTACTGTCCGTctaacagataaataaataattaaagagGTATCATATCTCTTGGACGACGACTCTTCAGTCTTCATTTCCTGTCAGGCTGATCTCTGAGTAACTACTGTCAAACCt
Proteins encoded in this region:
- the LOC115395759 gene encoding olfactory receptor 52D1-like, which translates into the protein MGNETLDVLLLEPLQVTPRTSVPAFVLLLVIYVFIVASNLGLVALVCAERSLHQPMYLLLCNMSVNDVLGATVVVPHVLRDLARVGSERRIRYTDCALQAFCVHLHASVSHTVLMAMAFDRYVAICSPLRYAAVMTRGAVLRLSAAAWGSALVLVAVLVGLSVRLSRCRRLVSNPFCDNASLFKLSCESVLVNNIYGLGYTVLLLGSSISSVTLTYVRIAAVCLRSRNKALNGRALQTCATHLAVYAVLLASAFIIVVLHRFPQLSGHRKVASVVGHVALPTLDVLIYGLQIREVRQRLAGLIQNSKRALMK